The following are from one region of the Thermoproteus uzoniensis 768-20 genome:
- a CDS encoding phosphate-starvation-inducible PsiE family protein, with product MDYIKWLRSLEILLYGLALVVTAVLAGYSFYLVVLGIIDLSHNATEYSVYLLLSNLFLFIIFIELLDTFITYIQHKEVIVYKIIDVALVALARELIVYISPANSNFDIAHAAVLTAATLAIGVVDYLQHRRTA from the coding sequence GTGGACTACATCAAGTGGCTGAGATCTCTAGAAATCCTCCTATACGGCCTAGCGCTCGTCGTGACGGCCGTACTAGCAGGCTACTCGTTTTACCTAGTGGTGTTGGGCATAATAGACCTCTCACATAACGCCACAGAATATTCGGTTTATTTATTATTAAGCAATTTATTCTTATTTATAATATTTATTGAACTTCTTGATACATTTATAACATATATACAACATAAAGAAGTTATAGTATATAAGATAATTGACGTCGCGCTCGTCGCGCTTGCGCGGGAACTCATAGTCTATATATCGCCCGCCAACAGCAACTTCGATATAGCCCACGCCGCTGTGTTGACGGCGGCCACGCTCGCCATAGGCG
- a CDS encoding methyltransferase domain-containing protein, with protein sequence MSARDVFDAYAERYDLWYVKHADLYSSELRAASVFDCEGGVEIGVGTGRFAHPLRLRAGIDPSTAMLRLAPKGLDLVAAVGERLPFRDGAFPCALIVVTLCFADDPAKLVEEAARVARRVVACIVPRNSPWGIRYTREAMKGHPFYSRARFYTVSEVVAFGARAGMRPRAVSATLGGDVEREYPVDRPSLGKAERYGFVCVELERA encoded by the coding sequence GTGAGCGCCAGGGACGTCTTCGACGCATATGCGGAGAGATACGACCTTTGGTACGTGAAGCATGCGGATCTGTATTCGAGCGAGTTGCGGGCGGCGTCCGTCTTCGACTGCGAGGGCGGGGTCGAGATCGGGGTGGGGACCGGCAGATTCGCGCATCCGTTGAGGCTCAGAGCTGGAATAGATCCGTCAACCGCCATGTTGAGGCTCGCCCCCAAAGGCCTAGACCTAGTAGCCGCAGTGGGCGAGCGCCTTCCGTTTAGAGACGGCGCCTTTCCCTGCGCTCTGATCGTGGTCACTTTATGTTTTGCGGACGATCCGGCTAAACTCGTCGAGGAGGCGGCCCGCGTCGCCCGAAGGGTCGTCGCGTGTATAGTCCCCCGCAACTCTCCATGGGGCATCCGCTACACGCGCGAGGCGATGAAGGGACATCCGTTCTATTCCCGTGCCAGGTTCTACACGGTGTCCGAGGTCGTGGCATTCGGCGCCCGCGCCGGCATGAGGCCGCGCGCCGTCTCGGCGACTCTAGGCGGCGACGTCGAGAGGGAGTACCCGGTAGATAGGCCCAGTCTAGGCAAGGCGGAACGCTACGGCTTCGTCTGCGTCGAGCTAGAGAGGGCCTAG
- a CDS encoding CPBP family intramembrane glutamic endopeptidase, whose product MTRTYVDLLALVASLAALAVRPAMFGYLLALAISAISFKRLNWLGGRRAYLLPAIAVYLAAFTADLLTGPKSPPANIIVADILAPIVEEVVFRGLTFRVLPLWGAIPVSTVVFALLHPYPLLALAYAIALTLAYMGGGLAASIALHAINNIVWTAIYLGPL is encoded by the coding sequence GTGACGAGGACTTACGTAGACTTGCTCGCCCTAGTGGCCTCGCTGGCCGCTCTGGCGGTGAGGCCGGCGATGTTCGGCTATCTGCTCGCGCTGGCGATATCCGCTATCTCGTTCAAGAGGCTTAACTGGCTCGGCGGCAGGCGGGCATACCTGCTACCGGCGATCGCCGTATATCTGGCCGCGTTTACTGCGGATCTGCTCACCGGGCCCAAGAGCCCTCCGGCTAATATCATCGTCGCCGACATCTTGGCCCCCATCGTCGAGGAGGTGGTGTTCAGAGGCCTCACGTTCAGGGTCCTCCCTCTATGGGGCGCCATTCCCGTATCCACTGTCGTCTTCGCGCTCCTCCACCCGTACCCGCTCCTGGCCCTGGCCTACGCGATTGCGCTGACTCTGGCCTATATGGGTGGCGGTCTCGCCGCATCGATCGCGCTTCACGCAATTAACAATATCGTGTGGACAGCCATATACCTAGGCCCTCTCTAG
- a CDS encoding metal-dependent transcriptional regulator yields the protein MDVDSMRKGHEVKDVRPEHYLEAIYALSRSGRVTLSALAEVLGVKPSSAQKMLRRLDELGYITYRGREGIEITERGLAVLEGLDRAHKTLAEFFRLIGVDDELAEIEAEKLEHVMDPRVVERIAKLAEALKQLSEALA from the coding sequence ATGGACGTCGACTCAATGAGGAAGGGGCACGAGGTGAAGGACGTTAGGCCGGAGCACTACCTGGAGGCTATCTACGCCCTATCGAGGAGCGGGAGGGTCACCCTAAGCGCGTTGGCCGAGGTCCTAGGCGTGAAGCCCAGCTCGGCCCAGAAAATGCTGAGGAGGCTGGACGAGCTGGGATACATAACCTACAGGGGGCGCGAGGGAATAGAGATAACCGAGCGCGGCCTAGCCGTCCTAGAGGGGCTGGATAGGGCCCACAAGACGCTCGCCGAGTTCTTCAGGCTCATAGGCGTCGACGACGAGCTCGCCGAGATCGAGGCCGAAAAGCTCGAGCACGTGATGGATCCCAGAGTGGTGGAGAGGATCGCCAAGCTCGCCGAGGCTCTCAAACAGCTCAGCGAGGCGCTGGCGTGA
- a CDS encoding Nramp family divalent metal transporter codes for MDLIGPATVVSVAYIDPGNFGANIAAGSTYGLSLLWVVWLSGLLAIMYQYISGVLGLESGAGLLDHLKMRLKPLWPLYVPALFAVALATDLAEFVGLIIAFELLLGLPVYLAAFLGSIDVVLLLILGDRGKAYFAAIGVLASVVGLSFLVELVLVKPDLLSVAYHSLVPALGGGAALYAASIIGATVMPHALLLHSHIVGGLDRRTHRVQTLYNLGIASGVNAAMQVVAAYALYGRSVEISSVPKVLEPLYGPFAGLAFSIALLSSGLASSAVSVQAGTLILERALGRDVARYKARLFFRLINIIPTAAVLAAGVNPLELLVYTQVVLSMVLPMVLLPLVAFAKPYISKKLAVVAYAAGAFVILIDLLTLV; via the coding sequence ATGGATCTGATAGGCCCCGCCACTGTTGTCAGCGTCGCCTATATAGACCCGGGGAACTTCGGCGCGAACATAGCGGCCGGATCCACGTACGGCCTAAGCCTACTCTGGGTCGTCTGGCTCTCCGGCTTGTTGGCAATTATGTACCAGTATATATCCGGCGTCTTGGGGCTGGAGAGCGGGGCTGGCCTTCTAGACCACCTAAAGATGCGCTTGAAGCCTCTGTGGCCGCTCTACGTGCCGGCTCTCTTCGCGGTGGCGCTCGCGACGGATCTGGCCGAGTTCGTGGGGCTGATTATAGCGTTTGAGCTGTTGCTGGGACTTCCCGTATACCTCGCGGCGTTTCTTGGCTCGATAGACGTCGTCTTGTTGCTGATACTGGGCGATAGGGGGAAGGCCTACTTCGCGGCGATAGGCGTCCTGGCCTCCGTGGTGGGCCTCAGCTTCCTCGTGGAGCTCGTGTTGGTCAAGCCGGATCTGCTCTCAGTCGCCTACCACTCGTTAGTGCCGGCCTTAGGCGGCGGGGCGGCGCTCTACGCCGCCTCCATAATCGGCGCCACCGTCATGCCGCACGCCTTATTGCTACACTCGCACATAGTGGGCGGCCTAGACAGGCGGACCCACAGAGTCCAGACCCTTTATAATTTAGGCATAGCCTCCGGCGTCAACGCGGCGATGCAGGTTGTCGCCGCGTACGCTCTCTACGGGAGGAGCGTGGAGATCTCGAGCGTGCCGAAGGTGTTGGAGCCGCTCTACGGCCCGTTCGCCGGCCTTGCGTTCTCAATAGCGTTGCTGTCGTCGGGGTTGGCCTCCTCGGCGGTCTCAGTACAGGCGGGGACCCTAATATTGGAGAGGGCGCTGGGCAGAGACGTGGCCAGGTACAAGGCGCGCCTCTTCTTCCGGCTGATCAACATAATACCGACCGCGGCCGTCCTGGCCGCCGGCGTCAACCCGCTCGAGCTACTTGTCTACACCCAAGTTGTCTTGAGCATGGTGTTGCCGATGGTGCTCCTGCCGCTGGTGGCGTTCGCCAAGCCGTACATATCCAAGAAGCTGGCGGTCGTAGCATATGCGGCGGGCGCGTTCGTCATACTTATAGATCTGCTGACGCTTGTTTGA
- the sucC gene encoding ADP-forming succinate--CoA ligase subunit beta: MKLYEYEAKEILAKYGVKIPRGRLALTPEEVRKIAEEIGKPVVLKAQVTVAGRGKAGGIKVAKTPEEAEALARQMFGMTIKGLVVKKIYVTEYQEVEREMYLSLIIDRATRRYLFLASPVGGIDIEEIAKKEPEKIKRVYVDPFEGLRDFHVRAIVSWLAIKPGTPQWDQAASIVRAMYRAMTELEAELVESNPLAVTKTGEVVPLDARIIVDDNSLFKHPDLEKAYEEDPRDVTEFERYAQKIGFNYVELDGDVGIIGNGAGLTMSTMDLVYHFGGRPANFLDIGGGASRDVVKEALKVLLRHPRVKSIFINIFGGITRADEVAAGIEAALAETGGTNKKIIVRMKGTNEELGRQMLAKLGIPLYENAEEAAQKAVEAARL; encoded by the coding sequence ATGAAGTTATACGAATACGAGGCCAAGGAGATCTTGGCCAAATACGGCGTGAAGATACCCCGAGGAAGGCTGGCGTTGACGCCCGAAGAAGTGCGCAAAATCGCCGAGGAGATAGGGAAGCCGGTCGTGTTGAAGGCGCAAGTAACCGTCGCTGGTAGAGGCAAGGCCGGCGGCATAAAGGTCGCCAAGACGCCCGAGGAGGCGGAGGCGTTGGCGAGGCAGATGTTCGGCATGACCATAAAGGGGCTGGTCGTGAAGAAGATCTACGTAACCGAGTACCAGGAGGTGGAGAGGGAGATGTACCTGAGCCTTATAATTGACAGAGCCACAAGGCGGTATCTCTTCCTGGCGTCGCCGGTGGGCGGCATAGACATAGAGGAGATAGCTAAGAAGGAGCCCGAGAAGATAAAACGCGTATACGTCGACCCGTTCGAAGGGCTTAGGGATTTCCACGTAAGGGCCATAGTGTCTTGGCTGGCCATAAAGCCGGGCACGCCCCAGTGGGATCAAGCGGCCAGCATCGTCAGAGCTATGTATAGGGCCATGACGGAGCTGGAGGCCGAGCTCGTGGAGTCCAACCCACTGGCGGTGACCAAGACGGGCGAGGTGGTGCCTCTAGACGCCAGAATAATCGTCGACGACAACTCTCTGTTCAAGCATCCGGATCTCGAGAAGGCGTATGAAGAGGATCCGAGAGACGTGACCGAGTTCGAGCGGTACGCGCAGAAGATAGGGTTCAACTACGTCGAGCTGGACGGCGACGTCGGCATTATAGGCAACGGTGCGGGGCTCACCATGAGCACCATGGACCTCGTCTACCACTTCGGGGGGAGGCCCGCCAACTTCCTCGACATAGGCGGCGGCGCGTCCCGCGACGTGGTCAAGGAGGCGCTGAAGGTCCTCCTAAGGCATCCTCGGGTCAAGTCGATATTCATAAACATCTTCGGCGGGATCACGCGCGCCGATGAGGTGGCTGCCGGCATAGAGGCGGCGTTGGCCGAGACAGGAGGCACCAATAAGAAGATAATAGTGAGAATGAAGGGCACCAACGAGGAGCTGGGCAGGCAGATGTTGGCCAAGTTGGGAATACCGCTATACGAAAATGCCGAAGAGGCAGCACAAAAAGCGGTCGAGGCGGCTAGGCTATGA
- the sucD gene encoding succinate--CoA ligase subunit alpha gives MTILVGPNTRVIVQGITGKEGSFHAQRMLEYGTKVVGGVTPGKGGATVAGLPVFDTVEEAVKATGANASVVFVPAKFAAEAVYEAVDAGIQLVVVITEHIPIHETLRFVSYAKARGVSIIGPNCPGIVAPPVKAKLGIMPNNIYQTPGRIGVVSRSGTLTYEISYQLVRAGLGINTAVGVGGDPIVGTDLVEATLMMAKDPDIDAIVVIGEVGGDAEERLAKLYAEGAIKKPLVGYVAGRTAPPEKRMGHAGAIVMLGSGDANGKVKALREAGIPVADTPMEVPQLVLKALKK, from the coding sequence ATGACGATCTTAGTCGGGCCTAATACCAGGGTCATAGTTCAGGGAATCACGGGAAAGGAGGGCTCTTTCCACGCCCAGAGGATGCTGGAATACGGCACCAAGGTGGTGGGCGGCGTGACTCCCGGCAAGGGCGGCGCGACTGTGGCCGGCCTGCCGGTGTTCGACACAGTCGAGGAGGCCGTGAAGGCGACCGGCGCCAACGCCTCGGTGGTCTTCGTGCCCGCCAAGTTCGCGGCCGAGGCGGTCTACGAAGCCGTAGACGCAGGGATACAGCTGGTCGTGGTCATAACGGAGCATATACCCATACACGAGACTCTGAGGTTCGTCAGCTACGCCAAGGCCCGCGGGGTGAGCATAATAGGGCCTAACTGTCCCGGCATCGTGGCGCCTCCCGTGAAGGCCAAGCTGGGCATAATGCCCAACAACATATACCAGACGCCGGGCAGGATAGGCGTTGTGAGCAGGTCGGGGACCCTCACCTACGAGATATCCTACCAGCTGGTGCGCGCCGGACTGGGGATAAACACGGCTGTGGGAGTCGGCGGCGATCCCATAGTCGGGACGGACCTAGTCGAGGCCACCTTGATGATGGCTAAAGACCCCGATATAGACGCCATCGTGGTGATAGGCGAGGTCGGCGGCGACGCCGAGGAGAGGCTGGCCAAGCTGTACGCGGAGGGCGCCATAAAGAAGCCTTTGGTGGGCTACGTGGCCGGGAGGACCGCCCCGCCGGAGAAGCGCATGGGCCATGCGGGCGCTATAGTGATGTTGGGCTCCGGCGACGCCAACGGCAAGGTCAAGGCGCTTAGAGAAGCTGGAATACCGGTCGCCGATACTCCCATGGAGGTGCCGCAACTGGTGCTGAAAGCTCTGAAAAAATAG
- a CDS encoding PLP-dependent aminotransferase family protein — translation MDLSKLLAERTAYMRASEIRELLKWATADVISFGGGMPDPSTFPLEEIARISSYVLETYGNKALQYGQTEGVPELRDELAKFAASNGIKATADNVIVTVGSQEALELLGRLFLDERSVVVTENPTYIAALQSWRVYRPKLVGIPMDDRGMRTEVLEEQVRKLKAEGARIKFIYTVPTAQNPTGVTMTDDRRRHLLEIAEQNDLLVVEDDPYGYFIFDNISVTRLKALDKSGRVIYLSTASKIFSPGLRLGWVVADQELIRWFALAKQALNLNTPTLNQYLLLEGLRRGVIQRNIPRIVELYRKKRDAMLTALEAYMPKGVSWTKPSGGMFIWVKVPEKIDTKEMLNVAIAKYKVAYVPGHGFHVNEGEGRNTMRLNFTYSSFEQIDVGIKRLADAIREFL, via the coding sequence ATGGACCTGTCGAAGTTGCTGGCGGAGAGGACCGCCTACATGCGGGCCAGCGAGATAAGGGAGCTCTTGAAGTGGGCCACCGCCGACGTCATATCGTTCGGAGGGGGGATGCCGGACCCCTCGACGTTTCCCCTGGAGGAAATAGCGAGGATAAGCTCCTACGTCCTGGAGACCTACGGCAATAAGGCGCTCCAGTACGGACAGACAGAGGGCGTGCCCGAGCTCCGGGACGAGCTCGCCAAGTTCGCGGCAAGCAACGGGATAAAGGCGACGGCCGACAACGTGATAGTCACGGTAGGTAGCCAGGAGGCCCTGGAACTATTGGGCAGGTTATTCCTCGACGAGAGGTCCGTCGTAGTCACGGAAAACCCGACGTATATAGCCGCCTTGCAGTCGTGGCGCGTCTATCGGCCCAAGCTGGTCGGGATACCCATGGACGACCGCGGCATGAGGACAGAGGTCCTCGAGGAGCAAGTCAGGAAGTTGAAGGCCGAGGGCGCCAGGATAAAGTTCATTTATACGGTTCCCACGGCCCAGAACCCCACGGGCGTCACGATGACCGACGACAGGAGGAGACACCTCCTCGAGATAGCGGAGCAGAACGACCTCCTCGTCGTGGAGGATGACCCCTACGGCTACTTTATATTCGACAACATAAGCGTCACTAGGTTGAAGGCCCTCGACAAGTCGGGCAGAGTGATATACCTCTCCACGGCGTCAAAGATATTCAGCCCGGGCCTCAGGCTCGGCTGGGTGGTGGCGGACCAGGAGCTCATCAGATGGTTCGCCCTCGCGAAGCAAGCGCTAAACCTCAACACGCCGACGCTTAATCAATACCTGTTGCTCGAGGGGCTGAGGAGGGGCGTCATACAGAGGAATATACCGAGGATCGTGGAGCTCTATAGGAAGAAGCGCGACGCCATGTTGACCGCGCTCGAGGCGTATATGCCTAAGGGCGTGAGCTGGACCAAGCCGTCTGGCGGCATGTTCATCTGGGTCAAAGTCCCCGAGAAAATAGACACGAAGGAGATGCTGAACGTGGCGATAGCCAAGTACAAGGTGGCGTACGTCCCCGGCCACGGGTTCCACGTCAACGAGGGCGAGGGGAGGAACACTATGCGACTAAACTTCACGTACAGCTCGTTCGAGCAGATAGACGTCGGCATCAAGCGCCTGGCCGACGCCATACGCGAATTTTTATGA
- the ilvA gene encoding threonine ammonia-lyase translates to MREPPLEEAAEIIGEQQRRGLIHRTPLLRSESLSRLQGGEVYLKLEALQKTGSFKIRGAYFAMYKYIQEGYRKFVTASAGNHAQGVAYAAQLHGVKATVVMPSTTPWLKVKKTKDYGAEVVLYGESYYEAEKKAVELVAPDAKFLHAYNDLYVIAGQGTIGIEILEDLRDVDVVVVPIGGGGLISGIAYAVKRARPNAKIYGVQASGAPSVYRSLREGRIVTLESVDTIADGIAVKRPGELTMSFIERYVDDVVLVDDNEIADAIYLLAERTRVIAEGAGAASVAALMTGKVKTEGRKAVAVVSGGNIDATTLVRVLNKAMARQRRIVKFVGEVPDRPGMLAAAASVLAKHGVNIIDVYHERYDPHQRPNYVELVFVTEIPGDLDLGAVLKDLEAKGFKFDAR, encoded by the coding sequence ATGAGGGAGCCTCCGCTCGAGGAGGCCGCGGAGATCATAGGGGAGCAACAGAGGCGCGGCCTCATACACAGGACGCCTCTTTTGAGGTCGGAGTCGCTCTCGCGCCTCCAAGGCGGGGAGGTCTACCTAAAGCTGGAGGCTCTGCAGAAGACGGGCTCCTTCAAGATAAGGGGGGCCTACTTCGCCATGTACAAGTACATACAAGAGGGCTACAGGAAATTCGTAACAGCGTCGGCGGGCAACCACGCCCAGGGAGTGGCCTACGCGGCGCAGCTACACGGGGTTAAGGCCACGGTGGTCATGCCGTCGACTACCCCCTGGCTGAAAGTCAAAAAGACTAAGGATTATGGAGCGGAGGTCGTGCTCTACGGCGAGAGCTACTACGAGGCGGAGAAGAAGGCCGTGGAGCTGGTGGCGCCAGACGCCAAGTTCCTCCACGCATACAATGACCTGTACGTCATAGCCGGCCAGGGGACTATAGGGATAGAGATCCTGGAGGACCTACGCGACGTGGACGTGGTGGTCGTCCCGATCGGCGGCGGCGGCCTTATATCCGGCATAGCGTACGCCGTCAAGAGGGCGAGGCCCAACGCCAAGATCTACGGCGTGCAGGCATCTGGCGCCCCTTCTGTGTACAGATCTCTGAGGGAGGGCCGGATAGTCACGTTGGAGAGCGTCGACACGATAGCCGACGGCATTGCGGTCAAACGGCCCGGCGAGCTGACAATGTCATTTATAGAGAGGTATGTGGACGACGTGGTGCTGGTGGACGACAACGAGATCGCCGACGCTATATATCTGCTCGCCGAGAGGACCAGGGTGATAGCCGAGGGCGCCGGCGCCGCGTCCGTGGCCGCTTTGATGACCGGCAAGGTGAAGACGGAGGGGAGGAAGGCCGTCGCCGTGGTGTCCGGCGGCAACATAGACGCCACTACGCTGGTCAGGGTGCTCAACAAGGCCATGGCGCGCCAGAGGAGGATAGTGAAGTTCGTCGGCGAGGTGCCGGACAGACCCGGGATGTTGGCCGCCGCGGCTTCTGTCTTGGCAAAACACGGCGTCAACATAATCGACGTATACCACGAGAGGTACGATCCCCACCAGAGGCCTAACTACGTCGAGCTGGTCTTCGTGACCGAGATACCAGGCGACCTCGATCTGGGGGCCGTATTGAAGGATCTCGAGGCTAAGGGCTTCAAGTTCGACGCCCGTTAA
- the alaXM gene encoding alanyl-tRNA editing protein AlaXM has product MRTKLLYQEDSYIKEFEATVLDVIGDKVVLDRTAFHDGEGGVQADTGYLEAAGARYRVKAGREGDEVVHVVEGQHSLKPGDVVKGVLDWEPRYRKMRLHTAAHMLSAVLYRKHNALITGGEITPEYARDDFSIEGDMNTVRRAFEEAVAEVNELAARGIEVKVYWLPREEALKIPGITKLAERAPPNIPVLRIVEIPGVDVQADGGPHVRNTAEIGQVKILKIENRGRNKKRIYYTV; this is encoded by the coding sequence ATGCGGACTAAGTTATTGTACCAGGAAGACAGCTACATAAAGGAGTTCGAGGCCACTGTCTTGGACGTCATCGGCGATAAGGTCGTGCTCGACAGAACTGCCTTCCACGACGGCGAGGGAGGGGTCCAGGCGGATACGGGGTATCTGGAGGCGGCCGGGGCGAGATATAGGGTCAAGGCCGGCAGAGAGGGGGACGAGGTGGTCCACGTAGTGGAGGGCCAGCACAGCCTGAAGCCCGGCGACGTGGTCAAGGGCGTGCTGGACTGGGAGCCTAGGTACAGGAAGATGAGGTTGCACACGGCTGCCCACATGCTCTCGGCAGTTCTATACAGGAAGCACAACGCCTTGATAACTGGCGGCGAGATAACTCCCGAATATGCGAGGGACGACTTCAGCATAGAGGGCGACATGAACACGGTGAGGAGGGCCTTCGAGGAGGCCGTGGCGGAGGTCAACGAGCTGGCGGCCAGAGGCATAGAGGTGAAGGTCTACTGGTTGCCTAGGGAGGAGGCGTTGAAGATACCGGGCATAACTAAGTTGGCCGAGAGGGCGCCTCCCAACATCCCCGTATTGAGGATAGTGGAGATACCCGGCGTGGACGTACAGGCCGACGGCGGCCCTCATGTGAGGAACACCGCCGAGATAGGGCAGGTCAAGATCCTCAAGATAGAGAATAGGGGCAGGAACAAGAAGAGGATCTATTACACTGTCTAG
- a CDS encoding NAD(P)/FAD-dependent oxidoreductase, which produces MRIVVVGAGIVGMATAYHLKRIAPSSEVTVVDMMAGAGMGDTGRSAAAFRTIFTSRLNRLLAKTTIDFYKSVQKGGRNLSMRFVGYLFLAGEAETASLRPVVSELKAMGLSIDFVDPPRGVRAKVTEDEEAREMGLYDVETGILIRDAGILDPEKVLRYYEEQFMKMGGKAVYGVKMTGLLARPKKPLGIPGEPFAWQDYEVGGISTSAGYIEADAVVLATGAWTGDLAAALGYGLPLRPRKRQVFVVRAEGELKAMLYDDSLTGEGSMPFLILPRGIYIRPEPDEGNFWIGLADRRPYGFEETGVEEGLWRYGIYPVLSKYIPAFEGRTPHNAWHGYYDENVVDEVAIVDKLADGLYVAAGTSGSGIMKADAIARIAAALVLGESKAELFGGVEVPTNALAKNRCMEPERLVL; this is translated from the coding sequence ATGAGGATAGTGGTTGTCGGCGCCGGCATTGTCGGCATGGCGACCGCCTACCATCTTAAAAGAATTGCGCCGAGCTCCGAGGTGACGGTCGTCGACATGATGGCGGGGGCCGGCATGGGCGACACCGGCAGATCTGCGGCCGCCTTCAGGACCATATTCACCTCGCGGCTCAACAGGCTTCTGGCCAAGACAACTATAGATTTCTATAAATCTGTACAGAAGGGAGGCCGCAACCTCTCCATGCGGTTTGTAGGGTATCTGTTCCTGGCCGGCGAGGCCGAGACCGCCAGCCTGAGGCCCGTCGTGAGCGAGCTCAAGGCCATGGGCCTCTCTATAGACTTCGTGGATCCTCCGCGCGGCGTCAGGGCCAAGGTGACCGAGGACGAGGAGGCTAGAGAGATGGGGCTCTACGACGTGGAGACGGGGATTCTCATAAGAGACGCAGGGATCCTAGACCCCGAGAAGGTCCTGCGCTACTACGAGGAGCAGTTCATGAAAATGGGGGGCAAAGCCGTCTACGGGGTCAAGATGACCGGCCTTTTGGCCAGGCCCAAGAAGCCGCTGGGGATCCCGGGCGAGCCCTTCGCGTGGCAGGACTACGAGGTTGGGGGCATATCCACAAGCGCCGGCTATATCGAGGCGGACGCCGTCGTCCTCGCCACCGGCGCCTGGACCGGGGATCTGGCCGCCGCGCTGGGGTACGGACTGCCTCTGAGGCCCAGGAAGAGGCAGGTCTTCGTGGTGAGGGCCGAGGGGGAGCTAAAGGCTATGCTCTACGACGACTCGCTCACGGGTGAGGGCTCTATGCCTTTCCTGATACTGCCGCGCGGGATCTACATAAGGCCGGAGCCCGACGAGGGGAACTTCTGGATAGGGCTGGCGGACAGAAGGCCCTACGGCTTCGAGGAGACCGGCGTCGAGGAGGGCCTCTGGCGCTACGGGATATATCCGGTCTTGAGCAAGTACATACCGGCGTTCGAGGGGCGGACTCCCCACAACGCCTGGCACGGCTACTACGACGAGAACGTAGTGGACGAGGTCGCCATAGTCGACAAGCTGGCCGACGGGCTCTACGTGGCGGCGGGCACCAGCGGCAGCGGCATCATGAAGGCCGACGCCATAGCCAGAATAGCCGCCGCGCTTGTGTTGGGCGAGAGCAAGGCCGAGCTGTTCGGCGGGGTCGAGGTGCCGACCAACGCCCTGGCGAAGAACAGGTGTATGGAGCCGGAGAGGCTCGTGCTCTAG
- a CDS encoding Fur family transcriptional regulator codes for MEQQTPLNILKEKGYRLTPQRIEVVKLVLEKLEKKEHPTFNDILNEVKSKMPSISASTVYNILKLLEDNGVIVSFEHNGRTYYDKVEPHINVVCADTGKVLDIYNEKILEELRNAGVVPTSVVVKAICGK; via the coding sequence GTGGAGCAACAAACTCCATTAAATATACTGAAGGAGAAGGGATATCGGCTGACCCCCCAGAGAATAGAGGTCGTGAAGTTAGTGCTAGAAAAACTTGAAAAGAAGGAGCATCCGACGTTCAACGATATCTTGAACGAGGTTAAGTCCAAGATGCCCAGCATAAGCGCCAGCACGGTGTATAATATTCTGAAACTGCTGGAGGACAACGGCGTGATAGTCTCGTTTGAACACAACGGGCGGACCTACTACGACAAGGTAGAGCCCCACATAAACGTAGTATGCGCCGACACGGGCAAGGTGCTCGATATATATAACGAGAAGATATTGGAGGAGTTGAGGAACGCGGGAGTGGTGCCCACCTCGGTGGTCGTTAAGGCCATCTGCGGCAAGTGA
- a CDS encoding adenosine-specific kinase, producing the protein MSIRFEAVDVPIPEGANVIIGHAHFIKTVEDLYEALVNSVPGIKFGLAFCEASGKRLIRHEGNDEELRKLAIDVASKIGAGHTFVIYIRNAYPINVLNAVKHVPEVVRIYAATANPLKVIVAEVEPERRGVVGVVDGHSPLGVEGDKDREERKAFLRKIGYKL; encoded by the coding sequence ATGTCTATTAGGTTCGAGGCCGTCGACGTGCCGATACCCGAGGGCGCCAACGTGATAATCGGGCACGCCCACTTCATCAAGACCGTGGAGGATCTCTACGAGGCGTTGGTCAACAGCGTGCCCGGGATCAAGTTCGGCCTGGCCTTCTGCGAGGCCTCCGGGAAGCGCCTTATAAGGCATGAGGGCAACGACGAGGAGTTGAGAAAGTTGGCGATAGATGTGGCCTCCAAGATAGGCGCCGGCCACACGTTCGTGATATACATAAGGAACGCCTACCCGATCAACGTGCTGAACGCCGTGAAGCACGTGCCGGAGGTCGTCAGGATATACGCGGCCACAGCGAACCCGCTCAAGGTGATCGTAGCCGAGGTAGAGCCGGAGCGGCGCGGCGTTGTCGGCGTGGTGGACGGCCACTCCCCCCTAGGCGTCGAGGGGGATAAGGACAGAGAGGAGAGGAAGGCGTTTTTGAGAAAGATAGGCTATAAGCTTTAA